One genomic region from Hyalangium ruber encodes:
- a CDS encoding lamin tail domain-containing protein: MRSPRLSLAPLVCCLALLPTLALAQNLRFTTIDIGQGDSAVLVAPSGCAVLFDGGPTGSGTTIKAYLKSIGVTRLQMVFVSHLHADHMGGIDEVDVGTDAVPIDAVYDHGGTYSSGAYDEYATHFGARRHTASLGQTFSLCNEVTLEVVNSGSTHSDENSKSVAVKISYGAFDALVGGDLTGATPDIETGMAPRVGEVELYKVHHHGSKYSSNAPFLATLLPTVSFISVGIGNTYGHPTPECLARLADVGSAVWMTEDPSINQKLGHIALTSANGSSFTVSQANTSTTYLSKGGTPDTEAPTAPSALVASAASFSEIDLSWSAATDNVGVTGYRVYRSTNGSSFAPAGTSGTPGFADLGLSSSTTYWYQVSALDAAGNESPVSNTASATTSAPPATFLTLTSPNGGESWSGGSSKAITWSSSNVSNVKLEYTLFNGGSWTVIASSVAASTGSYTWTLPNTASTQARIRASDAQNGTPMDTSDGVFTVTASGPGQVILNEILANEPGSDEGGEFVELVNVGGTSVDLSGWKLWDGAAARHTFPTGTTLAPGKALVVFASGSAIPSGLTNAMSASTGVLSLNNTGDTVSLKNASKKTVTSYAYTGSQASTDGVSLNRGPDASASGAFVLHTTLSTRTASPGTRTNGTAF, translated from the coding sequence ATGCGTTCACCGCGGCTATCCCTGGCGCCCCTGGTCTGTTGTCTGGCCCTCCTTCCCACGCTGGCGCTGGCGCAGAACCTGCGCTTCACCACGATCGACATCGGCCAGGGGGACTCAGCGGTGCTCGTGGCTCCCAGTGGCTGCGCCGTGCTGTTCGACGGCGGTCCCACCGGCTCGGGCACCACCATCAAGGCCTACCTCAAGTCGATCGGCGTCACCCGCCTGCAGATGGTCTTCGTCTCACACCTGCACGCCGACCATATGGGCGGCATCGACGAGGTGGACGTGGGCACCGACGCGGTCCCCATCGACGCCGTGTATGACCATGGCGGCACCTACTCCTCCGGCGCCTATGACGAGTACGCCACCCACTTCGGGGCCCGGCGCCACACCGCCAGCCTGGGGCAGACCTTCTCGCTCTGTAACGAAGTGACGCTGGAGGTCGTCAACTCGGGCAGCACCCACAGCGATGAGAACTCCAAGTCGGTGGCGGTGAAGATCTCCTATGGCGCCTTCGACGCGCTCGTGGGCGGAGACCTCACGGGCGCCACGCCCGATATCGAGACGGGGATGGCGCCCCGGGTGGGGGAAGTCGAGCTCTACAAGGTTCACCACCACGGCTCGAAGTACTCCTCCAACGCCCCCTTCCTCGCCACCCTGCTGCCCACCGTCTCCTTCATCTCCGTGGGCATCGGCAACACCTACGGGCACCCCACCCCGGAGTGCCTGGCCCGGCTCGCTGATGTGGGCTCGGCCGTGTGGATGACCGAGGATCCCTCCATCAACCAGAAGCTGGGCCACATCGCGCTCACCAGCGCGAACGGCAGCAGCTTCACCGTGTCCCAGGCCAACACCTCCACCACCTATCTCTCCAAGGGTGGCACCCCCGACACCGAAGCGCCCACCGCGCCAAGCGCGCTGGTGGCGAGCGCCGCCTCCTTCTCCGAGATCGATCTGTCCTGGAGCGCAGCCACGGACAACGTAGGGGTGACGGGCTACCGGGTCTACCGCAGCACCAACGGCAGCAGCTTCGCTCCGGCCGGCACCTCCGGCACCCCGGGCTTCGCGGATCTGGGCCTCTCCAGCAGCACCACCTACTGGTACCAGGTGTCCGCGCTCGATGCCGCGGGCAACGAGTCCCCCGTCAGCAACACCGCCTCGGCCACCACCTCCGCCCCGCCCGCCACTTTCCTCACCCTGACCTCGCCCAATGGCGGCGAGAGCTGGAGCGGCGGCAGCAGCAAGGCCATCACCTGGAGTTCCAGCAACGTGTCCAACGTGAAGCTCGAGTACACGCTCTTCAACGGCGGCTCCTGGACCGTCATCGCCAGCAGCGTGGCCGCCTCCACGGGCAGCTACACGTGGACGCTGCCCAACACCGCCTCCACCCAGGCACGCATCCGGGCCTCGGATGCCCAGAACGGCACGCCGATGGATACCAGCGACGGCGTCTTCACCGTCACCGCCTCCGGCCCAGGCCAGGTCATCCTCAACGAGATCCTCGCCAACGAGCCAGGCTCCGACGAGGGCGGTGAGTTCGTCGAGTTGGTGAACGTGGGCGGCACGTCCGTCGACCTCAGCGGCTGGAAACTCTGGGACGGGGCCGCGGCGCGGCACACCTTCCCCACCGGCACCACCCTGGCGCCCGGCAAGGCCCTGGTGGTGTTCGCCAGCGGCTCGGCCATCCCCAGTGGCCTGACCAATGCCATGTCGGCCTCCACCGGCGTGCTCTCGCTGAACAACACCGGTGACACGGTGTCCCTCAAGAACGCGTCGAAGAAGACCGTCACCTCGTACGCCTACACCGGCTCGCAGGCGTCCACGGACGGGGTGTCGCTCAACCGCGGCCCCGACGCCTCGGCCTCCGGCGCCTTTGTCCTTCACACCACCCTGTCGACGCGTACCGCCTCGCCCGGCACGCGCACCAACGGCACCGCGTTCTGA
- a CDS encoding bifunctional metallophosphatase/5'-nucleotidase has translation MSPISFRAFVRRESSSLNAPGGTWRRRAAGTLAFALLGGLAACEKSTPPAPPPPTQTAETDAGPKPAAGPQTVTLLITGGVGGKLFAEGEGETKGGAAEALGRWVAEEKHCAGPVYPDGKGACPEASTLVLGTGDHWNGPAISSFFVGETTSAVMANMGYAASALGNHELNFGREQFLRNASAGKFPFLAANLKVKDAALAKDMELPAFKVFDRKGLKVGVVGLTSPKTVTAAMSGRVEGLEMVGTEEALASAVPQARSAGADVVVVLADMCPTELQPTVEKHPEWKLALVAGGRCPQPLDTKAGDTALISLERGFDKYLRAQITFEPAKPAGEKVTKVETSLVEVKGGAGAPAPDANTVQLISQFKTELDKRLGEQIGFTKAGIKQDSPEMARWVAGGMRERLGVDAVVINRKGIRQGLPAGPITLGSIYSVLPFENSLLQVKLKGSDLATQLAKPEALVSGFTSAGKNKFKDAKGKPLDPKREYNVATVEYIYFGGDGFEFEKLAPEPVETGMAWQTPVIEWTREQTSTEQKPLEKSLPK, from the coding sequence GTGAGCCCGATCTCTTTCCGAGCCTTCGTTCGTCGTGAGTCTTCCTCCCTGAACGCCCCGGGGGGCACCTGGCGTCGCCGCGCCGCGGGCACCCTGGCGTTCGCGCTTCTCGGAGGCCTCGCCGCCTGCGAGAAGAGCACTCCTCCGGCCCCGCCGCCGCCCACGCAGACGGCCGAGACCGATGCCGGCCCCAAGCCCGCCGCGGGTCCTCAGACGGTGACGCTGCTCATCACCGGCGGTGTGGGTGGCAAGCTCTTCGCCGAGGGCGAGGGCGAGACCAAGGGTGGCGCGGCGGAGGCGCTGGGCCGCTGGGTCGCCGAGGAGAAGCACTGTGCCGGTCCGGTGTACCCGGACGGCAAGGGCGCCTGCCCGGAGGCCTCCACGCTGGTGCTCGGCACGGGTGACCACTGGAACGGCCCGGCCATCTCGTCCTTCTTCGTCGGCGAGACGACCTCGGCGGTGATGGCGAACATGGGCTATGCCGCCTCGGCCCTGGGCAACCACGAGCTGAACTTCGGGCGGGAGCAGTTCCTGCGCAACGCCAGCGCGGGCAAGTTCCCCTTCCTCGCCGCCAACCTGAAGGTGAAGGACGCGGCGCTCGCCAAGGACATGGAGCTGCCGGCCTTCAAGGTCTTCGACCGCAAGGGCCTCAAGGTGGGCGTGGTGGGGCTCACCTCGCCCAAGACGGTGACGGCCGCCATGTCCGGCCGCGTCGAGGGGCTCGAGATGGTGGGCACCGAGGAGGCCCTCGCCAGCGCCGTGCCGCAGGCCCGCTCGGCCGGCGCGGACGTGGTGGTGGTGCTCGCGGACATGTGCCCCACCGAGCTGCAGCCGACGGTGGAGAAGCACCCGGAGTGGAAGCTGGCGCTGGTGGCCGGTGGCCGCTGCCCGCAGCCGCTGGACACCAAGGCGGGTGACACGGCGCTCATCTCCCTGGAGCGCGGCTTCGACAAGTACCTGCGTGCGCAGATCACCTTCGAGCCGGCCAAGCCCGCGGGCGAGAAGGTGACGAAGGTGGAGACCTCGTTGGTCGAGGTGAAGGGCGGCGCGGGCGCTCCGGCGCCGGACGCGAACACGGTGCAGCTCATCAGCCAGTTCAAGACGGAGCTCGACAAGCGCCTGGGCGAGCAGATCGGCTTCACCAAGGCCGGCATCAAGCAGGACTCGCCGGAGATGGCGCGCTGGGTGGCGGGCGGCATGCGCGAGCGGCTGGGCGTGGACGCGGTGGTGATCAACCGCAAGGGCATCCGTCAGGGGCTGCCGGCGGGCCCCATCACCCTGGGGAGCATCTACTCGGTGCTGCCCTTCGAGAACTCGCTGCTGCAGGTGAAGCTGAAGGGCTCGGACCTGGCGACGCAGCTGGCCAAGCCCGAGGCGCTCGTGTCGGGCTTCACCTCGGCGGGCAAGAACAAGTTCAAGGACGCCAAGGGCAAGCCGCTGGACCCCAAGCGCGAGTACAACGTGGCGACGGTCGAGTACATCTACTTCGGCGGTGATGGCTTCGAGTTCGAGAAGCTGGCGCCGGAGCCTGTGGAGACGGGCATGGCCTGGCAGACGCCGGTCATCGAGTGGACGCGGGAGCAGACCTCCACCGAGCAGAAGCCGCTCGAGAAGTCGCTGCCCAAGTAG